In Amia ocellicauda isolate fAmiCal2 chromosome 7, fAmiCal2.hap1, whole genome shotgun sequence, one genomic interval encodes:
- the LOC136753923 gene encoding extracellular calcium-sensing receptor-like, whose protein sequence is MIFAIEEINNSTEILPGVSLGFKIYDVCGSTTLGIRAAMALINWQEDTIESDQSCNKSQTVPAIIGQSGSSPTVGIATTVGPFHIPVVSHFATCACLSNRKKFPTFFRTIPSDYHQSRALAQLVKHFGWTWVGAIRSDNDYGNSGMDTFIKTAQQEGICIEYSEAIYRTYSHRKFANTVDIIKKSSSTVIVAFASLIDMELLLQELLIQNVTGFQWVGSESWISDRYLSSKEGYKILGGAIGFAIKNSEIPGLKDFLLSVCPSGAPGDVGFNNLWESDLNCSLTAQKNYANRTHTGKENLTQINNEYNDLSDLTIPINVYKAVYAVGHSLHSLFTCETNQGTFQDNRCTKKKIEPLQVLQYLKKVNFTTRNGERVFFDENGDPAARYALVNWQLNKEGINTFEMIGLYDASLPEGQQIVMMNVSTVWSNNQHEVPKSVCSESCLPGTRKAIVKGKPICCFDCIPCAEGEVSNATDSTDCSKCPVEYSSNQQRTHCSIKKVEFLSFGEIMGILLVIFSLTGACLSTIIALIFYQYRHTPIVRATNSELSFLLLFSLTLCFLCSLTFIGQPSEWSCMLRHTAFGITFVLCISCVLGKTIVVLMAFRATMPGNNMIKWFGPTQQRLNVLAFTLIQVLICVLWLTISPPFAKKNTKYYKEKIILECDVGSAVGFYAVLGYIGFLSAMCFVLAFLARKLPDNFNEAKFITFSMLIFCAVWIIFIPAYISSPGKFTVAVEIFAILASSFGLLFCIFAPKCYIILLKPKNNTKKHMMGKMPFKSLQQQS, encoded by the exons ATGATCTTTGccattgaagaaataaataacagtacaGAGATTCTTCCTGGTGTGTCTCTGGGATTTAAGATATATGATGTATGTGGATCAACAACTTTGGGGATAAGGGCAGCAATGGCTTTAATTAATTGGCAAGAAGACACAATTGAATCAGACCAGTCCTGCAACAAATCACAGACTGTTCCTGCAATAATAGGACAGTCTGGTTCCTCGCCAACAGTTGGAATTGCAACAACTGTAGGACCATTTCATATACCTGTG gTGAGTCATTTTGCTACGTGTGCATGTCTCAGTAACAGAAAAAAGTTCCCCACCTTTTTCAGAACCATCCCCAGTGACTACCATCAAAGCAGAGCCCTGGCTCAGCTTGTGAAGCACTTTGGATGGACCTGGGTTGGGGCCATCAGGAGTGACAATGATTATGGCAACAGTGGGATGGATACTTTTATAAAAACTGCCCAACAGGAGGGGATTTGCATTGAATATTCAGAGGCCATTTATAGAACTTATTCTCATAGGAAATTTGCCAACACAGTGgacattataaaaaaatcatCATCCACAGTTATTGTTGCCTTTGCATCTCTTATAGATATGGAGTTGTTGCTACAAGAACTGCTCATTCAAAATGTCACAGGCTTCCAGTGGGTGGGCAGTGAATCTTGGATTTCAGACAGGTATCTTAGCTCAAAAGAAGGTTATAAAATATTAGGTGGGGCAATTGGGTTTGCAATTAAGAATTCAGAAATACCAGGACTGAAAGATTTTCTACTGAGCGTTTGTCCATCTGGTGCCCCTGGAGATGTTGGGTTCAACAACCTTTGGGAAAGTGATTTAAATTGCTCTCTAACTGCTCAAAAGAATTATGCTAATAGGACACATACAGGGAAGGAGaatttaacacaaataaataatgaatacaatgaTCTATCGGATCTCACAATACCAATTAATGTGTATAAAGCAGTGTATGCTGTTGGACATTCCCTGCATTCTCTGTTTACATGTGAAACTAACCAAGGGACATTTCAAGACAATAGGtgtacaaagaaaaagatagaaCCTTTGCAG GTACTCCAATACTTGaaaaaagtcaattttacaaccaGGAATGGAGAAAGAGTCTTTTTTGATGAAAATGGGGACCCAGCAGCACGATATGCATTAGTGAACTGGCAGCTAAACAAGGAGGGAATCAacacatttgaaatgattggtcTGTATGATGCCTCTTTACCAGAAGGACAGCAGATTGTAATGATGAATGTGAGCACAGTGTGGTCAAATAATCAACATGAG GTGCCAAAGTCAGTCTGCAGTGAGAGCTGCCTTCCAGGGACTCGTAAAGCAATTGTCAAAGGAAAGCCAATCTGCTGCTTTGACTGCATTCCATGTGCTGAGGGAGAAGTCAGTAATGCAACAG attCCACTGATTGTTCAAAGTGCCCTGTGGAATACAGTTCCAACCAACAAAGAACTCATTGCAGCATAAAGAAAGTAGAGTTTCTATCATTTGGAGAAATCATGGGGATATTGTTAGTTATATTCTCCTTGACTGGAGCCTGCCTATCAACAATTATAGCATTAATATTCTatcaatacagacacactccaATAGTAAGAGCCACtaactctgagctcagtttcctcctgctcttctcattaactctgtgtttcctttgctcacttactttcattggccagccctctgagtggtcctgtatgttgcgccacacagcatttggcatcacatttgtcctgtgcatctcttgtgttctggggaaaacaatagtggTGTTAATGGCCTTCAGGGCTACAATGCCAGGCAATAATATGATTAAATGGTTTGggcccacacagcagaggttaaATGTTCTTGCTTTCACACTCATACAGGTCCTGATTTGTGTCCTTTGGTTGACAATTTCACCTCCTTTtgctaaaaaaaatacaaagtactacaaagaaaaaataattctagagtgtgatgtaggatcagcagtggggttttatgctgtgttagggtatattggattCCTCTCTGCCATGTGCTTTGTGCTGGCTTTTCTGGCTCGTAAACTACCTGATAACTtcaatgaagccaaattcatcacattcagcatgctcatattctgtgcagtctggatcATCTTTATCCCAGCTTATATCAGCTCTCCTGGGAAGTTCACTGTAGCTGTGGAGATATTTGCCATCTTGGCTTCAAGTTTTGGGttgcttttctgtatttttgcccCAAAATGTTATATTATCTTATTGAAACCgaagaacaatacaaaaaaacatatgaTGGGTAAAATGCCTTTTAAGTCACTTCAACAACAATCCTAA